From a single Caloenas nicobarica isolate bCalNic1 chromosome 12, bCalNic1.hap1, whole genome shotgun sequence genomic region:
- the SHROOM4 gene encoding protein Shroom4 isoform X1, whose amino-acid sequence MERAEGRLGAPQYVHVQLQGGAPWGFTLRGGLEHGEPLIVSKVEDGGKAALSRRLQPGDELVNISGTPLYGSRQEALILIKGSYRTLKMIVRRRSVPVLRPHSWHVAKLAESRPDAPAMHCPADAFSLSWPSGCDVSSELSLQWNPLSRHCSTDRSSSIGSMESLDQPGQAYYEGDPSPVDQGMYHSKRDSAYSSFSASSIASDCALSLRPEEAASADSSLQGLCKPPDGRYLTTGSEPPASQHPEAWRAPVPPQPPVRRDSLRAAPASAGDRHRASVSVDMLHAKGRWISDTFLCQQDREAEAAGRRTPVLYSMKDRLSADQYYMLSSHPDRCPAEPLPRESAEPGNRLYPDGGMHRVPDAMAAGDNPLLSPLKGHAPHRHSAPEQLLASQLRSLQVGTGSGRASPAPNGHHWTLSPLHPEGSRPGAAGAAQDPPLCPEPCCRLPPCHCCPELQQACGQDGPGANPAHGTEGPAEEESRAGGRRAGGPPHRSAQMRRRSDRFATSLRNEIQRRKAQLQKSRGPGAPPPGEEPVEEEPPEGSVPAEGPRTPAKCLSPVLNDDSRNPGCSGDRGMPTPDPVPVPKGALSPDRAVPMVRGRWRWSPESKLQPQRSPSPGELEGYGQGPAARSSPPRGSDEAVLLPFADRRRFFEESSRPTPPRHGKPPAGDPSAFQPPGPERRDTRRLSVDQPYGPPSPGCSSSAGRYTECCREQPPCYKPLGRPGELEYLRGFSYPYGVPLRPEPCRYCGGDLCPPLLPHGHACRCHPQPWARCPDCCCPAPRAGREETDAWPPRRPFAPEFPLDDWEPPAITRKASQSISELSHYQPGFSRLGPFRPCFESTEPEWPPCYRATSTHDLSWDGDHLTRSPESPPDLLHRPLRGRAFSESHLNLEPASPRGRDRRDIFRAKPDPPDVPKKKGPPPPRPPPPNWEKYRQRRMSQRLPDGSGHSSAFAAPVPTRSIAEAVRERSQSLTGEQGGWTRGHAARPPALPGAWPRPEPPGLLRRTPEPDAGSAEICSRAMGAGEERPKAKHPWEMEEQPQRLGQNQEQGWAGPRSGGECSMLLHGGPGPATSEMPKPSPGAAEGPSCQAGRPQPRRMDSEELLWDVAGRDRSLAGILAPSAPLSTATKVMGELLVAGERQAWRERLQKDWQLEALAQDRQGFEPISPPPGSTASSTSYPTCYSSAAGKAEPLSKMKELPEVAERSSEDEEEEVDHELVEKKLQLIESLSRKLAVLRDAQRGLQEDISANGALGEDVATRLQALCTPGEFDKYRLFVGDLDKVVNLLLSLSGRLARVETALGSLGPHAPAEDKVALREKQRLLVAQLEDAKELKEHVGRREEAVGAMVARYLPTEHLQDYQHFIKMKSALITEQRELEEKIKLGQEQLRCLRESLGQTPKGC is encoded by the exons ATGGAGCGGGCCGAGGGCCGGCTCGGCGCCCCCCAGTACGTGCATGTGCAGCTGCAGGGGGGCGCGCCCTGGGGCTTCACGCTGCGCGGCGGGCTGGAGCACGGCGAGCCCCTCATCGTCTCCAAG GTGGAGGACGGGGGCAAAGCTGCGCTGTCCCGCCGGCTGCAACCAGGCGACGAGCTGGTGAACATCAGCGGGACACCACTGTATGGGTCCCGCCAGGAGGCCCTGATCCTCATCAAGGGCTCCTACCGCACCCTGAAGATGATCGTCCGCAG GAGGAGCGTGCCCGTTCTCCGGCCCCATTCCTGGCACGTGGCCAAGCTTGCCGAAAGCCGCCCCGACGCCCCTGCCATGCACTGCCCTGCTGACGCCTTCAGCCTCTCCTGGCCCTCAGGCTGTGATGTCAG CAgcgagctgtccctgcagtggAACCCGCTGTCCCGGCACTGCAGCACTGACCGGAGCAGCTCCATCGGGAGCATGGAGAGCCTGGACCAGCCTGGCCAGGCCTACTATGAAGGGGACCCCTCACCCGTTGACCAGGGCATGTACCACAGCAAGCGGGACTCAgcctacagctccttctccgCCAGCTCCATCGCCTCTGACTGCGCTCTCTCCCTCCGCCCCGAGGAGGCCGCCTCTGCCGACTCCAGCCTCCAAGGCCTCTGCAAGCCCCCCGACGGGCGCTACCTGACCACGGGGTCCGAGCCACCTGCCAGCCAACACCCAGAGGCCTGGCGGGCGcccgtgcccccccagccccccgtcAGGAGGGACAGCCTGcgggcagccccagccagcGCAGGGGACAGGCACCGGGCATCGGTGTCGGTGGACATGCTGCACGCCAAGGGCCGGTGGATCTCCGACACCTTCCTctgccagcaggacagggaggcagAGGCGGCGGGCAGGAGGACGCCAGTGCTGTACTCCATGAAGGACCGTCTCTCTGCCGACCAGTATTACATGCTGAGCTCCCACCCGGACCGGTGCCCGGCCGAGCCGCTCCCGAGAGAGAGCGCAGAGCCTGGCAACCGGCTGTACCCGGATGGTGGCATGCATCGAGTGCCGGATGCCATGGCGGCAGGTGACAACCCTTTGCTCTCCCCGCTTAAGGGCCACGCACCACACCGGCACAGTGCTCCTGAGCAGCTGCTGGCCTCCCAGCTCCGCTCCCTCCAGGTGGGCACTGGCAGTGGCCGAGCCTCGCCGGCCCCCAACGGGCACCACTGGACCCTCTCTCCGCTCCACCCTGAGGGCAGCcggccaggggctgcaggggctgcccaggaCCCCCCGCTCTGCCCAGAGCCGTGCTGCCGCCTGCCACCCTGCCACTGCTGCCCCGAGCTGCAGCAAGCCTGCGGGCAGGACGGGCCGGGGGCCAACCCAGCACATGGCACCGAGGGGCCAGCGGAGGAGGAGAGCCGGGCGGGAGGCCGGCGGGCCGGAGGTCCTCCCCACCGCTCCGCTCAGATGCGCCGCCGCAGCGACCGCTTCGCCACCAGCCTGCGCAATGAGATCCAGCGACGCAAGGCCCAGCTGCAGAAGAGCCGGGGTCCCGGCGCCCCACCGCCTGGCGAGGAGCCGGTGGAGGAGGAGCCCCCCGAGGGCAGTGTGCCCGCGGAGGGACCCCGCACCCCAGCCAAGTGCCTCAGCCCTGTGCTGAACGATGACAGCAGGAACCCTGGCTGCTCGGGGGACCGGGGCATGCCCACCCCTGACCCGGTGCCAGTCCCCAAAGGGGCCCTGTCCCCTGACCGGGCAGTGCCGATGGTCCGGGGCCGCTGGCGCTGGTCCCCAGAGAGCAAGCTGCAGCCACAGCGCTCGCCCAGCCCTGGTGAGCTGGAAGGCTATGGGCAGGGGCCAGCAGCCCGCAGCTCCCCACCACGGGGCAGCGATGAGGCCGTCCTGCTGCCCTTTGCTGACCGCCGTCGGTTCTTCGAGGAGAGCAGCCGGCCAACGCCGCCCCGGCACGGCAAGCCCCCGGCAGGGGATCCCAGTGCCTTCCAGCCCCCCGGCCCTGAGCGCCGGGACACCCGCCGCCTCTCTGTGGACCAACCCTATGGCCCCCCCTCACCTGGctgttccagctctgctggccgCTACACCGAGTGCTGCCGGGAGCAGCCCCCCTGCTACAAGCCGCTGGGGAGGCCGGGGGAGCTGGAGTACCTGCGGGGCTTTTCCTACCCCTATGGGGTTCCCCTGCGCCCTGAGCCCTGCCGCTACTGCGGGGGGGACCTGTGCCCTCCACTGCTGCCCCACGGCCATGCCTGCCGCTGCCAccctcagccctgggcacgCTGCCCTGattgctgctgcccagcccctcGCGCTGGGCGGGAGGAGACTGACGCCTGGCCCCCCCGGAGACCTTTTGCCCCG GAATTTCCTCTGGATGACTGGGAACCACCGGCGATAACCAGGAAAGCCAGCCAGTCCATCAG CGAGCTCTCGCACTATCAACCGGGCTTCTCAAGGCTCGGCCCATTCCGCCCCTGCTTTGAGAGCACCGAGCCGGAGTGGCCACCCTGCTACCGGGCCACGTCCACGCATGACCTGTCATGGGATGGCGACCACCTGACCCGCTCCCCCGAGAGCCCCCCGGACCTCCTGCACCGCCCGCTGCGGGGCAGAGCCTTCTCCGAGAGCCACCTCAACCTGGAGCCCGCCAGCCCCCGGGGCCGTGACCGGAGGGACATTTTCCGTGCCAAGCCGGAcccccctgatgtccccaaaaAGAAGGGTCCCCCACCTCCCCGCCCACCTCCCCCCAACTGGGAGAAGTACAGGCAGCGCCGGATGTCCCAGCGCCTGCCAGATGGTTCCgggcacagctctgcctttgcCGCCCCGGTGCCAACCCGCAGCATCGCCGAGGCCGTGCGCGAGCGGTCACAGAGCCTCACCggggagcaggggggctggaccCGCGGACATGCCGCtcgcccccctgccctgccaggtgCCTGGCCCCGACCTGAGCCTCCTGGATTGCTCCGCAGGACACCTGAGCCCGATGCTGGCAGCGCTGAGATTTGCAG CAGGGCGatgggggctggggaggagcgACCCAAGGCGAAGCACCCCTGGGAgatggaggagcagccccaAAGGCTCGGCCAGAaccaggagcagggctgggctgggccccGCAGCGGGGGTGAGTGCTCCATGCTCCTGCATGgtggccccggccccgccaccTCAGAGATGCCCAAACCCAGCCCTGGAGCAGCGGAGGGGCCGAGCTGCCAGGCGGgccggccccagccccgccgcaTGGACtcggaggagctgctgtgggacGTGGCAGGCAGGGACCGCTCCCTGGCCGGCATCCTGGCCCCCTCGGCTCCCCTCAGCACCGCCACCAAGGTGATGGGCgagctgctggtggcagggGAGCGGCAGGCCTGGCGGGAGCGTTTGCAGAAGGACTGGCAGCTGGAGGCTCTGGCGCAGGACAG gcaGGGCTTCGAGCCCATCTCGCCACCCCCTGGGagcactgccagctccaccTCCTACCCGACGTGTTACAGCTCAGCAGCGGGCAAAGCCGAGCCCCTCAGCAAGATGAAGGAGCTGCCGGAGGTGGCGGAGCGGAGCtcagaggatgaggaggaggaggtggaccATGAGCTGGTGGAGAAGAAG CTGCAGCTGATCGAGAGCCTGAGCCGCAAGCTGGCGGTGCTGCGAGACGCAcagcgggggctgcaggaggacatcAGTGCCAACGGGGCGCTGGGCGAAGACGTGGCCACCCGCCTGCAAGCCCTCTGCACCCCCGGGGAGTTCGACAAGTACCGCCTCTTTGTGGGCGACCTGGACAAGGTGGTCAAcctcctgctttccctctcGGGGCGCCTGGCCCGGGTGGAGACGGCACTGGGCAGCCTGGGGCCACACGCCCCCGCCGAGGACAAG GTGGCCCTGCGGGAGAAGCAGCGGCTACTGGTGGCGCAGCTGGAGGACGCCAAGGAGCTGAAGGAGCACGtggggcggcgggaggaggcggTGGGTGCCATGGTGGCGCGGTACCTGCCCACCGAGCACCTCCAGGACTACCAGCACTTCATCAAGATGAAGTCGGCCCTCATCACTGAGCAGCGGGAGCTGGAAGAGAAGATCAAGCTGGGCCAGGAGCAGCTCCGGTGCCTGCGTGAGAGCCTCGGCCAGACCCCCAAAGGCTGCTAG
- the SHROOM4 gene encoding protein Shroom4 isoform X3 has protein sequence MHCPADAFSLSWPSGCDVSSELSLQWNPLSRHCSTDRSSSIGSMESLDQPGQAYYEGDPSPVDQGMYHSKRDSAYSSFSASSIASDCALSLRPEEAASADSSLQGLCKPPDGRYLTTGSEPPASQHPEAWRAPVPPQPPVRRDSLRAAPASAGDRHRASVSVDMLHAKGRWISDTFLCQQDREAEAAGRRTPVLYSMKDRLSADQYYMLSSHPDRCPAEPLPRESAEPGNRLYPDGGMHRVPDAMAAGDNPLLSPLKGHAPHRHSAPEQLLASQLRSLQVGTGSGRASPAPNGHHWTLSPLHPEGSRPGAAGAAQDPPLCPEPCCRLPPCHCCPELQQACGQDGPGANPAHGTEGPAEEESRAGGRRAGGPPHRSAQMRRRSDRFATSLRNEIQRRKAQLQKSRGPGAPPPGEEPVEEEPPEGSVPAEGPRTPAKCLSPVLNDDSRNPGCSGDRGMPTPDPVPVPKGALSPDRAVPMVRGRWRWSPESKLQPQRSPSPGELEGYGQGPAARSSPPRGSDEAVLLPFADRRRFFEESSRPTPPRHGKPPAGDPSAFQPPGPERRDTRRLSVDQPYGPPSPGCSSSAGRYTECCREQPPCYKPLGRPGELEYLRGFSYPYGVPLRPEPCRYCGGDLCPPLLPHGHACRCHPQPWARCPDCCCPAPRAGREETDAWPPRRPFAPEFPLDDWEPPAITRKASQSISELSHYQPGFSRLGPFRPCFESTEPEWPPCYRATSTHDLSWDGDHLTRSPESPPDLLHRPLRGRAFSESHLNLEPASPRGRDRRDIFRAKPDPPDVPKKKGPPPPRPPPPNWEKYRQRRMSQRLPDGSGHSSAFAAPVPTRSIAEAVRERSQSLTGEQGGWTRGHAARPPALPGAWPRPEPPGLLRRTPEPDAGSAEICSRAMGAGEERPKAKHPWEMEEQPQRLGQNQEQGWAGPRSGGECSMLLHGGPGPATSEMPKPSPGAAEGPSCQAGRPQPRRMDSEELLWDVAGRDRSLAGILAPSAPLSTATKVMGELLVAGERQAWRERLQKDWQLEALAQDRQGFEPISPPPGSTASSTSYPTCYSSAAGKAEPLSKMKELPEVAERSSEDEEEEVDHELVEKKLQLIESLSRKLAVLRDAQRGLQEDISANGALGEDVATRLQALCTPGEFDKYRLFVGDLDKVVNLLLSLSGRLARVETALGSLGPHAPAEDKVALREKQRLLVAQLEDAKELKEHVGRREEAVGAMVARYLPTEHLQDYQHFIKMKSALITEQRELEEKIKLGQEQLRCLRESLGQTPKGC, from the exons ATGCACTGCCCTGCTGACGCCTTCAGCCTCTCCTGGCCCTCAGGCTGTGATGTCAG CAgcgagctgtccctgcagtggAACCCGCTGTCCCGGCACTGCAGCACTGACCGGAGCAGCTCCATCGGGAGCATGGAGAGCCTGGACCAGCCTGGCCAGGCCTACTATGAAGGGGACCCCTCACCCGTTGACCAGGGCATGTACCACAGCAAGCGGGACTCAgcctacagctccttctccgCCAGCTCCATCGCCTCTGACTGCGCTCTCTCCCTCCGCCCCGAGGAGGCCGCCTCTGCCGACTCCAGCCTCCAAGGCCTCTGCAAGCCCCCCGACGGGCGCTACCTGACCACGGGGTCCGAGCCACCTGCCAGCCAACACCCAGAGGCCTGGCGGGCGcccgtgcccccccagccccccgtcAGGAGGGACAGCCTGcgggcagccccagccagcGCAGGGGACAGGCACCGGGCATCGGTGTCGGTGGACATGCTGCACGCCAAGGGCCGGTGGATCTCCGACACCTTCCTctgccagcaggacagggaggcagAGGCGGCGGGCAGGAGGACGCCAGTGCTGTACTCCATGAAGGACCGTCTCTCTGCCGACCAGTATTACATGCTGAGCTCCCACCCGGACCGGTGCCCGGCCGAGCCGCTCCCGAGAGAGAGCGCAGAGCCTGGCAACCGGCTGTACCCGGATGGTGGCATGCATCGAGTGCCGGATGCCATGGCGGCAGGTGACAACCCTTTGCTCTCCCCGCTTAAGGGCCACGCACCACACCGGCACAGTGCTCCTGAGCAGCTGCTGGCCTCCCAGCTCCGCTCCCTCCAGGTGGGCACTGGCAGTGGCCGAGCCTCGCCGGCCCCCAACGGGCACCACTGGACCCTCTCTCCGCTCCACCCTGAGGGCAGCcggccaggggctgcaggggctgcccaggaCCCCCCGCTCTGCCCAGAGCCGTGCTGCCGCCTGCCACCCTGCCACTGCTGCCCCGAGCTGCAGCAAGCCTGCGGGCAGGACGGGCCGGGGGCCAACCCAGCACATGGCACCGAGGGGCCAGCGGAGGAGGAGAGCCGGGCGGGAGGCCGGCGGGCCGGAGGTCCTCCCCACCGCTCCGCTCAGATGCGCCGCCGCAGCGACCGCTTCGCCACCAGCCTGCGCAATGAGATCCAGCGACGCAAGGCCCAGCTGCAGAAGAGCCGGGGTCCCGGCGCCCCACCGCCTGGCGAGGAGCCGGTGGAGGAGGAGCCCCCCGAGGGCAGTGTGCCCGCGGAGGGACCCCGCACCCCAGCCAAGTGCCTCAGCCCTGTGCTGAACGATGACAGCAGGAACCCTGGCTGCTCGGGGGACCGGGGCATGCCCACCCCTGACCCGGTGCCAGTCCCCAAAGGGGCCCTGTCCCCTGACCGGGCAGTGCCGATGGTCCGGGGCCGCTGGCGCTGGTCCCCAGAGAGCAAGCTGCAGCCACAGCGCTCGCCCAGCCCTGGTGAGCTGGAAGGCTATGGGCAGGGGCCAGCAGCCCGCAGCTCCCCACCACGGGGCAGCGATGAGGCCGTCCTGCTGCCCTTTGCTGACCGCCGTCGGTTCTTCGAGGAGAGCAGCCGGCCAACGCCGCCCCGGCACGGCAAGCCCCCGGCAGGGGATCCCAGTGCCTTCCAGCCCCCCGGCCCTGAGCGCCGGGACACCCGCCGCCTCTCTGTGGACCAACCCTATGGCCCCCCCTCACCTGGctgttccagctctgctggccgCTACACCGAGTGCTGCCGGGAGCAGCCCCCCTGCTACAAGCCGCTGGGGAGGCCGGGGGAGCTGGAGTACCTGCGGGGCTTTTCCTACCCCTATGGGGTTCCCCTGCGCCCTGAGCCCTGCCGCTACTGCGGGGGGGACCTGTGCCCTCCACTGCTGCCCCACGGCCATGCCTGCCGCTGCCAccctcagccctgggcacgCTGCCCTGattgctgctgcccagcccctcGCGCTGGGCGGGAGGAGACTGACGCCTGGCCCCCCCGGAGACCTTTTGCCCCG GAATTTCCTCTGGATGACTGGGAACCACCGGCGATAACCAGGAAAGCCAGCCAGTCCATCAG CGAGCTCTCGCACTATCAACCGGGCTTCTCAAGGCTCGGCCCATTCCGCCCCTGCTTTGAGAGCACCGAGCCGGAGTGGCCACCCTGCTACCGGGCCACGTCCACGCATGACCTGTCATGGGATGGCGACCACCTGACCCGCTCCCCCGAGAGCCCCCCGGACCTCCTGCACCGCCCGCTGCGGGGCAGAGCCTTCTCCGAGAGCCACCTCAACCTGGAGCCCGCCAGCCCCCGGGGCCGTGACCGGAGGGACATTTTCCGTGCCAAGCCGGAcccccctgatgtccccaaaaAGAAGGGTCCCCCACCTCCCCGCCCACCTCCCCCCAACTGGGAGAAGTACAGGCAGCGCCGGATGTCCCAGCGCCTGCCAGATGGTTCCgggcacagctctgcctttgcCGCCCCGGTGCCAACCCGCAGCATCGCCGAGGCCGTGCGCGAGCGGTCACAGAGCCTCACCggggagcaggggggctggaccCGCGGACATGCCGCtcgcccccctgccctgccaggtgCCTGGCCCCGACCTGAGCCTCCTGGATTGCTCCGCAGGACACCTGAGCCCGATGCTGGCAGCGCTGAGATTTGCAG CAGGGCGatgggggctggggaggagcgACCCAAGGCGAAGCACCCCTGGGAgatggaggagcagccccaAAGGCTCGGCCAGAaccaggagcagggctgggctgggccccGCAGCGGGGGTGAGTGCTCCATGCTCCTGCATGgtggccccggccccgccaccTCAGAGATGCCCAAACCCAGCCCTGGAGCAGCGGAGGGGCCGAGCTGCCAGGCGGgccggccccagccccgccgcaTGGACtcggaggagctgctgtgggacGTGGCAGGCAGGGACCGCTCCCTGGCCGGCATCCTGGCCCCCTCGGCTCCCCTCAGCACCGCCACCAAGGTGATGGGCgagctgctggtggcagggGAGCGGCAGGCCTGGCGGGAGCGTTTGCAGAAGGACTGGCAGCTGGAGGCTCTGGCGCAGGACAG gcaGGGCTTCGAGCCCATCTCGCCACCCCCTGGGagcactgccagctccaccTCCTACCCGACGTGTTACAGCTCAGCAGCGGGCAAAGCCGAGCCCCTCAGCAAGATGAAGGAGCTGCCGGAGGTGGCGGAGCGGAGCtcagaggatgaggaggaggaggtggaccATGAGCTGGTGGAGAAGAAG CTGCAGCTGATCGAGAGCCTGAGCCGCAAGCTGGCGGTGCTGCGAGACGCAcagcgggggctgcaggaggacatcAGTGCCAACGGGGCGCTGGGCGAAGACGTGGCCACCCGCCTGCAAGCCCTCTGCACCCCCGGGGAGTTCGACAAGTACCGCCTCTTTGTGGGCGACCTGGACAAGGTGGTCAAcctcctgctttccctctcGGGGCGCCTGGCCCGGGTGGAGACGGCACTGGGCAGCCTGGGGCCACACGCCCCCGCCGAGGACAAG GTGGCCCTGCGGGAGAAGCAGCGGCTACTGGTGGCGCAGCTGGAGGACGCCAAGGAGCTGAAGGAGCACGtggggcggcgggaggaggcggTGGGTGCCATGGTGGCGCGGTACCTGCCCACCGAGCACCTCCAGGACTACCAGCACTTCATCAAGATGAAGTCGGCCCTCATCACTGAGCAGCGGGAGCTGGAAGAGAAGATCAAGCTGGGCCAGGAGCAGCTCCGGTGCCTGCGTGAGAGCCTCGGCCAGACCCCCAAAGGCTGCTAG